In Fluviispira sanaruensis, a genomic segment contains:
- a CDS encoding efflux RND transporter periplasmic adaptor subunit: MKKKLIQYLFISLSLFYLISCTSKNKNDKAQLPPSGTMPQVNLEQNSLKVESSNNANNKNVYLEENKELVLNKSEIIYENDNKKLDESIKNVSIRKENSDLGFRVNGNVLSLKQGNLSFQTRGFISQQFVNVGDKVKKGQIIAILDDRNPVLQKKLQQQNLQLAKVKFEQAKRDLDRTTELIKKNATTPYALEQAQDIYSSSQIQLAQAETNLTIAEKAYNDTRLVAPYDGKISGKFKDIGEFISEGVAVFSAFEDKDVEISLLINEAQISKVKIGMNIDINVPSIDVSSKLKITKIVDLISKETRMFEVRGKLMTSDINLVPGQFVEAEF, translated from the coding sequence ATGAAGAAAAAGTTGATTCAATATTTATTTATTTCATTATCACTGTTTTATTTAATTTCCTGCACCTCAAAAAATAAAAATGATAAAGCACAATTGCCTCCTTCCGGGACAATGCCTCAAGTTAATTTAGAACAAAATAGCCTTAAAGTAGAAAGTTCAAACAATGCAAATAATAAAAATGTATATCTAGAAGAAAACAAAGAATTGGTTTTGAATAAAAGCGAAATTATATATGAAAATGACAATAAAAAATTGGATGAATCTATAAAAAATGTTTCTATACGTAAAGAGAATAGCGATCTTGGATTTCGAGTCAATGGAAATGTTTTATCTTTAAAACAAGGAAATTTAAGTTTTCAAACACGTGGATTTATTTCGCAACAATTTGTCAATGTGGGTGATAAAGTTAAAAAGGGACAAATTATTGCAATACTTGACGATCGAAATCCAGTCTTACAAAAAAAGTTGCAACAGCAAAATTTACAATTAGCAAAGGTAAAATTTGAGCAAGCAAAAAGAGATTTAGATAGAACTACAGAGTTAATAAAGAAAAATGCAACAACTCCCTATGCATTGGAACAAGCTCAAGATATTTATTCATCTTCACAAATTCAGCTTGCGCAAGCAGAAACAAATTTAACTATTGCTGAAAAAGCTTATAATGACACTCGTCTCGTTGCACCCTACGATGGGAAAATTTCTGGAAAATTTAAAGACATTGGGGAATTTATCTCGGAAGGTGTTGCTGTTTTTAGTGCATTTGAAGATAAAGATGTTGAAATATCTTTATTAATTAATGAAGCGCAAATTTCGAAAGTTAAAATTGGTATGAATATTGATATCAATGTTCCATCGATAGATGTCAGTTCTAAGTTAAAAATAACAAAAATTGTCGACTTGATTTCGAAAGAAACAAGAATGTTTGAAGTTCGTGGAAAGTTAATGACAAGCGATATTAATCTTGTTCCTGGACAATTTGTAGAGGCGGAATTCTAA
- a CDS encoding ATP-binding cassette domain-containing protein, protein MKKKILIKETIKLLGTRGVKYLIFAVVSSIVIAIIELSMSIIIQLLLISFGLLSEEVKFLTFSTPKISLLNISIILIVIAIIRFIVQLTTTQTASFLKEYIFLKLRRFSIYRILYESSEEVKNSSAINFKISELYSKSSEFIAFFTNALCMLVQTSILLCILYLVAWKEAFIATIGVALIGLIVFKINHLVAKNAKQVPTQQIKLNEGIEKISRNFLFIKLMKKRDEEYNEIAEALKEYSAKSTSAYFYSNLATQTGPFLGILLLVCIISISIGLFHTNGATLISFIYLLSRFVQSLSIFSGYYGNANTFFPQYKLSLMSINSNFNLATKESFDRIRLNGYRKSFKKNITNHSLANEKSEFQPSPTITFTNVTFAYPNSLPIFENLTMTFEKGSQIGLIGASGTGKSTLLFLLTGLLQPNSGQASIDNMPPWEYVSQKNIRIGYVGAEPYLIKGTIKDNLCYGVSKEINDLEILNILDKVSLSSIIKEKGLSYVIAEDQSGLSAGQKQRICLARALLNEPALLILDEATANLDEENEYLIAKILAEIKSKCTTVIVSHRAGILKFADKIIDLTSLKSV, encoded by the coding sequence TTGAAAAAAAAGATATTAATAAAAGAAACAATTAAACTCTTAGGTACAAGAGGGGTAAAGTATTTAATATTTGCCGTTGTTTCTTCAATAGTCATTGCTATTATTGAACTCAGCATGTCAATTATTATTCAACTTTTATTAATTTCATTTGGTCTTTTAAGTGAAGAAGTGAAATTTTTAACTTTCTCGACCCCAAAGATTTCATTACTTAATATTTCTATAATCCTAATTGTAATTGCTATAATTCGCTTTATTGTGCAACTCACGACAACTCAGACCGCTTCATTTTTAAAAGAATATATATTTTTAAAGCTAAGAAGATTTTCTATCTATCGAATATTATATGAATCTAGCGAAGAAGTTAAAAATTCATCCGCTATTAATTTTAAAATATCTGAATTATATAGCAAATCATCCGAATTTATCGCTTTTTTTACAAATGCTCTATGTATGCTCGTTCAGACATCTATTTTACTTTGCATTTTATATCTTGTAGCCTGGAAAGAGGCGTTTATAGCAACAATTGGCGTGGCCCTTATTGGTTTAATTGTCTTTAAAATAAATCATCTTGTTGCAAAAAATGCCAAACAAGTCCCTACCCAACAAATCAAATTAAACGAAGGTATTGAAAAAATTTCCAGAAATTTTCTGTTTATTAAACTAATGAAGAAAAGGGATGAAGAATATAATGAAATAGCTGAAGCTTTAAAAGAGTATTCGGCAAAATCAACCAGCGCTTATTTTTATAGTAATTTAGCAACGCAAACGGGGCCTTTTTTAGGAATTTTACTTCTTGTTTGTATAATATCCATCAGTATTGGTCTATTTCATACAAATGGAGCAACCTTGATCTCTTTTATTTATTTGTTGTCACGCTTTGTCCAAAGTTTATCTATTTTCTCTGGATACTATGGCAATGCTAATACTTTTTTTCCTCAATATAAACTGTCACTCATGTCCATTAATAGTAATTTTAATCTAGCAACGAAGGAATCATTTGATAGAATTCGCCTAAATGGATATAGGAAAAGTTTTAAAAAAAATATCACAAATCATTCCTTAGCAAATGAAAAATCTGAGTTCCAGCCTTCTCCAACAATTACCTTTACGAATGTAACATTTGCATATCCGAATTCCCTGCCTATTTTTGAAAATTTGACTATGACCTTTGAAAAAGGCAGTCAAATTGGCCTGATTGGCGCAAGTGGAACTGGTAAATCCACTCTGTTATTTTTATTAACAGGACTCTTACAGCCTAACTCAGGACAAGCCTCGATTGATAATATGCCGCCTTGGGAATATGTATCGCAAAAAAACATCCGAATCGGGTATGTTGGTGCAGAACCATACCTTATAAAGGGAACAATTAAAGATAATCTTTGTTATGGTGTATCTAAAGAAATAAATGATCTAGAAATTCTAAATATATTAGATAAAGTTTCTTTATCCAGCATAATTAAAGAAAAAGGATTGTCTTATGTAATAGCTGAGGATCAGTCTGGATTATCTGCCGGACAAAAACAAAGAATCTGTTTAGCCCGTGCATTGCTAAACGAACCAGCCCTACTTATTCTAGATGAAGCAACAGCAAATTTGGATGAAGAAAATGAATATCTAATTGCTAAAATTCTGGCTGAAATCAAATCAAAATGCACGACAGTGATTGTCTCCCATCGTGCAGGTATTCTGAAATTTGCCGATAAAATTATTGATCTGACATCACTGAAGTCTGTTTAA
- a CDS encoding lytic transglycosylase domain-containing protein, which produces MLKFLREKVEFYFRAFCLLIPYIFLSSCSSNEILTENLELTLPDQKQMQSRIERNTSDIYLSNLNSYDPPTESQLIEEANFKNLKLYNENARILSDWVLKIISQKEKTQISKNCEALIGSFKKEFPLNEHSLACVAWWLERKNNEELNSLQRNSYSATTITKRLTSKQRHEWENFRGMSFSDSFLQIDPDNLRQAVTLSTKALEYSSDCDFAGPTSAVILRLESFLPNHYAYSSIEKLYSKVQKCLLPNLEGSEKVHLRVGLFRLISGFPNSASQALEKVLLEKEPQESSRSLFWLGAIYQKNNKNSDPAKNPYWQKLVKDFPISLAAIISSQQMGIDPMENLVPDDEILLQSRESLAWNDNNLEAFIFDLFRARKNISAATEWAGYVARTTSVGNSKMLLYWAIAQNSVYNYRYSIAMLGRYGKNEKTFKVSKNLLRIFFPKPYLHEISDKSMDIDPIFVLSVIRQESAFDPYARSSANARGLMQILPSTAKSIKRRVSATQLYDPLTNLEVGILYLSKLLKRYDGRIEYVLAAYNAGASNLDKWRDRVSNDNMMLFSDFMPFRETRSYVSIILRNYYWYGRILSEKDDSLARKIKQQSKQARWKSESILALLEGSWKGNLDAQKRAILDKIYIFGNNNSQLSAQSKVWKDVLLPNDKTFAGQVKGDENKDKVFLEPVVEQENKDKTVLRPFR; this is translated from the coding sequence ATGCTCAAATTCTTACGGGAAAAAGTAGAATTTTATTTTAGAGCATTCTGTTTACTTATTCCCTATATTTTCTTATCAAGTTGCTCTAGCAATGAAATATTAACAGAAAATTTAGAGCTCACCTTACCGGATCAAAAACAGATGCAATCAAGGATTGAGCGCAATACGAGTGATATCTATTTATCCAATTTAAATTCTTATGATCCTCCTACAGAAAGTCAACTTATTGAAGAAGCAAACTTTAAAAATTTAAAATTATATAATGAAAATGCACGTATCTTATCTGATTGGGTTCTAAAAATTATATCTCAAAAAGAGAAAACTCAAATATCCAAAAACTGTGAAGCTCTTATTGGAAGTTTTAAAAAAGAATTTCCATTAAATGAACACTCATTAGCATGTGTAGCATGGTGGCTTGAACGAAAAAATAATGAAGAACTTAATTCGCTACAAAGGAATTCATACTCTGCAACTACTATTACAAAAAGATTAACAAGTAAACAAAGACATGAATGGGAAAATTTTAGAGGAATGAGTTTTAGCGATTCATTTTTACAAATTGATCCAGATAATCTAAGACAGGCTGTAACACTCTCAACAAAAGCATTAGAATATTCTTCAGATTGTGATTTTGCAGGTCCAACCTCGGCTGTGATTTTACGCTTAGAGTCATTTTTACCAAATCATTATGCTTATTCAAGTATAGAAAAATTATATTCTAAAGTACAAAAATGTCTTTTACCAAATTTAGAAGGAAGTGAAAAAGTACATTTAAGAGTAGGATTATTCCGCTTAATTTCTGGATTTCCTAACTCTGCATCTCAAGCGCTAGAAAAAGTATTACTTGAAAAAGAACCTCAAGAAAGTTCAAGAAGTCTTTTTTGGCTTGGGGCAATATATCAAAAAAATAATAAAAATTCAGATCCTGCAAAAAACCCTTACTGGCAAAAACTGGTTAAAGATTTTCCAATTTCTTTAGCAGCAATTATATCTTCTCAGCAAATGGGTATTGATCCTATGGAAAATTTAGTGCCGGACGATGAAATTTTACTGCAAAGTAGAGAATCACTTGCATGGAATGATAATAACCTGGAAGCATTTATTTTTGATTTATTTCGTGCTCGCAAGAATATTTCAGCAGCAACTGAGTGGGCTGGGTACGTTGCTAGGACAACCTCCGTGGGCAATTCTAAAATGTTACTTTATTGGGCGATAGCGCAAAATTCAGTTTATAACTATCGCTACTCAATCGCTATGCTTGGACGATATGGCAAAAATGAGAAAACATTTAAAGTGAGTAAAAATCTATTACGTATATTTTTCCCTAAACCATATCTTCACGAAATCTCAGATAAATCAATGGATATAGATCCTATATTTGTATTATCAGTCATTCGCCAAGAGAGTGCATTTGATCCCTATGCGCGATCGAGTGCAAATGCGCGAGGACTCATGCAAATACTTCCATCAACTGCAAAAAGTATTAAACGAAGAGTCAGTGCAACTCAGTTGTATGATCCTTTGACCAATCTTGAAGTCGGTATTTTATACTTAAGTAAACTTTTAAAAAGGTATGATGGGCGGATAGAATATGTTTTGGCCGCTTATAATGCGGGCGCATCGAATTTAGATAAATGGCGTGATCGCGTCTCCAATGACAACATGATGCTTTTTAGTGACTTTATGCCATTTCGTGAAACACGTAGCTATGTTTCTATCATACTTAGAAATTATTATTGGTATGGCAGAATACTATCTGAAAAAGATGATTCATTAGCAAGAAAAATAAAGCAACAAAGCAAACAAGCGAGATGGAAATCAGAAAGCATACTTGCTTTATTAGAAGGGTCTTGGAAAGGAAATTTAGATGCGCAAAAAAGAGCCATTCTAGATAAAATATATATATTTGGAAATAATAATTCACAACTCAGCGCACAATCAAAAGTATGGAAAGATGTTTTATTGCCAAATGATAAAACTTTTGCAGGCCAAGTTAAAGGTGATGAGAATAAAGATAAGGTTTTTTTAGAGCCTGTGGTTGAGCAGGAAAATAAAGATAAAACAGTATTAAGGCCATTTCGCTAG
- a CDS encoding efflux RND transporter permease subunit produces MFLSNLAIKRPVFATILNLLFIVFGLFALLKLPVENNPNVDFPIIIVSSVWPGADATLVEEKLLKVMEQNLNGIEGLDSIMGTASPNSALVVLQFKLGVETSTAMQNVLNQVAIIQGDPIYPSSSGARAPQIRRLQIGEMPIATLVLESDGKYPFGALSTLANEKLVTSFQQINGIGQVNVIGDREREIQVLLNKSKLQSIGLSPTLVANSIQSQIIEMQGGSLESNSNQIQIKTTGVPYSVEQIARIAIPVSSQSGNMIRVSDVAEVTDGLAYESTYGQYNNNSTIIMLVNKQAGGNIVKSAREIKEKINIINKTLPPGVSLKMIKDSSVYIKQSMNSVFTDMVIGAFLAICIIYIFLRDWRSTIISALALPTAIIGTFAAFSIFDFSINSMTLLGLTLSIGLLVDDAIVVIENINRHLNMGKSALQAAKDGTAEIGLAAIAISLSVCAVFIPVAFMDGIVGKFFFPFGITVSIAVLISLFIAFTLTPMMSSKILNNSHDFDPKKRPISAKFEIYFKATESFYRKVLSFCLFSFKRKLLTILSGIFVLILSFIMLYFVPKAFLPADDLSELSVVYQFSPNTPLSYTKEKAIKMSEQIRAYAGVKDVLLTIGSEMDKPSYKANLTVLLVDRDERNYGVEELIERLRADLNKTFSEMGTLIQVDMPGIGGRAQLIQLKLIGNDPEKLQKWSDHMKEFIEKKVPGAVDTFVDPPPFYKQISIKPDAVRSADLGINANDIGQTINILFNKEGMKLGEMQDELGNRNDVKIKINPKDSQKVEDISGLYVQNNKGTQIPLSALTDINLKDSPSKITHSGGIPFAFVLANYTGKDLSKALDLIKKEATTTNPEGFIYEFDGQGKFLGETISAMLIAVALSILLVFMTLCAQFESYVYPFVIMTCVPLAFSGAFGFLLITGKQLNLNAMIGLIMLIGLVVKSGILLIDFTLQRMRQGYNVNDALLEAGPLRLRPILMTTFAMIFGMLPIAYGHGVGGEGRSPMAICVIGGLVSSTILTLVVVPCVLSVIDELQRKLKTKFSLSKIKQTSVMSDQ; encoded by the coding sequence ATGTTTTTATCTAATTTAGCAATAAAAAGACCAGTATTTGCTACGATTTTGAATCTTTTATTTATCGTTTTTGGATTGTTTGCGCTTTTGAAACTGCCAGTGGAAAATAATCCTAATGTCGATTTTCCAATCATCATTGTGAGTTCTGTATGGCCTGGTGCAGATGCGACTTTAGTTGAAGAAAAACTTCTAAAGGTCATGGAACAGAATTTAAATGGAATTGAAGGCCTTGACAGCATAATGGGCACAGCTTCGCCGAATTCTGCGCTTGTTGTTTTGCAATTTAAATTGGGGGTTGAAACTTCAACTGCAATGCAAAATGTGCTCAATCAAGTCGCTATTATTCAAGGGGATCCAATTTATCCTAGCTCATCAGGAGCACGTGCTCCACAGATAAGAAGACTACAAATTGGTGAAATGCCGATTGCAACATTGGTGCTAGAAAGTGATGGTAAATATCCATTTGGAGCTCTGTCGACCTTAGCAAATGAAAAATTGGTTACGAGTTTTCAGCAAATAAATGGCATTGGCCAAGTCAATGTGATTGGGGATCGTGAAAGAGAAATTCAAGTTCTTCTAAATAAATCTAAATTGCAAAGTATAGGTTTAAGTCCAACACTCGTCGCAAATTCTATTCAAAGTCAAATAATTGAAATGCAAGGGGGTTCCCTCGAAAGCAATTCCAATCAAATTCAGATAAAAACCACTGGAGTTCCTTACTCTGTTGAGCAAATAGCCCGAATTGCCATACCTGTTTCAAGTCAAAGTGGAAATATGATTCGAGTCAGCGATGTGGCAGAAGTGACTGATGGTTTAGCATATGAAAGCACTTATGGACAATACAATAATAATTCAACAATAATAATGCTCGTAAATAAACAAGCAGGTGGGAATATTGTTAAAAGTGCTCGTGAAATAAAAGAAAAAATCAATATAATTAATAAAACATTACCTCCTGGTGTTTCTTTAAAAATGATAAAAGATAGTTCTGTTTATATAAAACAATCAATGAATTCCGTTTTTACAGATATGGTAATAGGAGCTTTCCTTGCAATATGTATTATTTATATCTTTTTAAGAGATTGGCGCTCCACAATTATAAGTGCTTTGGCATTGCCAACCGCGATCATTGGAACATTTGCCGCATTTTCAATATTTGATTTTTCTATCAATAGCATGACTCTTTTAGGCCTCACATTATCAATTGGACTTTTAGTCGATGATGCAATTGTGGTTATAGAAAATATAAATCGCCATTTAAATATGGGTAAATCTGCATTACAAGCAGCAAAAGATGGAACCGCGGAAATAGGTCTAGCTGCAATCGCTATTTCTCTGTCCGTTTGTGCAGTGTTTATTCCTGTTGCGTTTATGGACGGAATTGTCGGTAAATTTTTCTTTCCCTTTGGCATTACAGTGTCTATAGCAGTTCTTATTTCCCTTTTTATTGCTTTTACATTAACTCCAATGATGTCAAGTAAAATATTAAATAATTCACATGATTTTGATCCAAAAAAACGACCAATCAGCGCAAAATTCGAAATTTATTTTAAAGCGACTGAAAGTTTTTATAGAAAAGTATTATCCTTTTGTTTATTTAGTTTTAAGCGGAAGCTATTAACAATTTTATCCGGAATTTTCGTTCTGATTTTAAGTTTTATTATGCTTTACTTTGTTCCAAAAGCTTTTCTTCCTGCGGATGATTTAAGTGAATTGAGTGTCGTTTATCAATTTTCACCAAATACTCCTTTAAGTTATACAAAAGAAAAAGCAATAAAAATGAGTGAGCAGATACGTGCTTATGCAGGGGTAAAAGATGTTTTACTCACAATCGGGAGCGAAATGGACAAACCCTCTTATAAAGCAAATTTGACAGTTCTATTGGTGGATAGGGATGAGAGAAATTATGGGGTAGAAGAACTTATAGAAAGATTAAGAGCAGACTTAAATAAAACCTTCTCTGAAATGGGAACTCTTATTCAGGTTGATATGCCAGGTATCGGAGGAAGAGCTCAGCTCATTCAATTAAAATTAATTGGAAATGATCCTGAAAAATTGCAAAAATGGTCGGATCATATGAAAGAATTTATTGAAAAGAAAGTACCAGGTGCAGTTGATACATTTGTTGATCCTCCGCCTTTTTATAAACAAATATCGATAAAACCAGATGCCGTGCGTTCTGCTGATTTAGGCATAAATGCGAATGATATTGGACAGACAATTAATATTTTGTTTAATAAAGAAGGGATGAAGCTTGGTGAAATGCAAGATGAACTTGGCAATCGTAATGATGTCAAAATAAAAATCAATCCAAAAGATTCACAGAAAGTAGAAGATATTTCAGGTCTATACGTGCAAAATAATAAAGGCACACAAATTCCATTGTCTGCTTTGACTGATATTAATTTAAAGGACTCTCCTTCAAAGATAACTCACTCAGGTGGTATTCCCTTTGCCTTTGTTCTTGCCAATTATACAGGAAAAGATTTAAGCAAAGCGCTCGATCTTATTAAAAAAGAAGCTACAACAACTAATCCAGAGGGTTTCATTTATGAATTTGATGGTCAAGGAAAATTTTTGGGAGAAACAATTTCAGCTATGCTTATTGCTGTAGCGCTTTCAATTTTGTTAGTCTTTATGACATTGTGCGCTCAATTTGAAAGCTATGTTTATCCTTTTGTGATTATGACTTGTGTTCCCTTAGCATTTTCTGGTGCATTTGGCTTTTTGCTTATCACTGGCAAGCAATTAAATCTGAATGCGATGATTGGTTTAATCATGTTAATTGGACTTGTAGTGAAAAGTGGAATCTTATTGATAGACTTTACTTTGCAACGCATGCGTCAAGGATACAATGTCAATGATGCCTTGTTAGAAGCGGGTCCTTTGCGCTTACGTCCTATTTTAATGACGACTTTTGCAATGATTTTTGGGATGCTGCCTATTGCATACGGACATGGTGTCGGAGGTGAAGGGCGTTCGCCAATGGCAATTTGTGTTATTGGGGGACTTGTTTCTTCAACCATTCTGACTCTCGTAGTTGTACCGTGTGTACTAAGTGTGATCGATGAATTACAAAGAAAGCTAAAAACTAAATTCAGTCTTTCTAAAATTAAACAGACTTCAGTGATGTCAGATCAATAA
- a CDS encoding O-antigen ligase family protein — translation MLSIKKSEHKITNLSHILFLINFTVINLFIRLPDILTINILRFLLYFIFIIGFILGLVSTYKKYKTLTLSLLILIIMVVLHAFILFYQPSFKSGVSFQNYILQNNITADFAITQTRLYMLFFVLFIFPSLSFFSDILHNRIRDLFAKSFLIIIILSAIINSFVAILQGFANIHFLAQGSGTSVDANRPPGLLEDSGIAGLYFSLNFILFFIAFFENKFSLKSKIYLAFLIAVTLLAGIMNDSRGFYISSGISILFYLSINAYKLYINKKYKLLIFINTSAILVFGFILLILRKLQLQGFNRIINGMLHNNFSTDFLTFYNQFDEQRAGHLKIMLRSILDHFPIGTGLGSFAVNFFQYKKPDEMTQLDVPSNFYFSIVSDLGLVGLLLLLITIFMLINFIRKLNIFRILTNESLLIKNIYLKWILPPLLIYALISHLLSNATTAFFAAIAISAGLVLTIEEKSKAQLLISSILNFCSLLFIISCSYLIYSAPSIPNFRWKERNEPQFPQAVGELPHPEGITDTKRVYFSQIIRNKLSGINKLYKPELSEDGIWVAAKTEIILLKDQLRLYVHSELKNQPTYLTLKFYNQENQTEFLNLVLNKSEWVNIKIPNDRKFASCLSKISINNYCYFKIEVAPAWKLSKLTEVGFYIENKYLKYYENPKNKS, via the coding sequence ATGCTTAGTATAAAAAAAAGTGAGCATAAAATAACAAATTTGTCGCATATATTATTTTTAATAAATTTTACTGTAATAAATTTATTCATCAGATTACCAGACATTTTGACGATAAATATTTTAAGATTTTTATTATATTTTATTTTTATAATTGGTTTTATCCTTGGCCTAGTATCCACTTATAAAAAATATAAAACACTCACACTTAGTCTACTTATACTGATTATAATGGTCGTTCTGCACGCTTTCATACTATTCTATCAACCATCCTTTAAAAGTGGGGTTTCTTTTCAAAACTATATTTTACAAAATAATATAACTGCTGATTTTGCTATAACACAAACTCGGCTTTACATGCTTTTTTTTGTCTTGTTTATTTTCCCATCGCTTAGTTTTTTTTCAGATATTTTACACAATAGAATCAGAGATTTATTTGCAAAATCTTTTCTCATTATTATTATTTTAAGTGCAATCATAAATTCGTTTGTCGCTATTTTACAGGGATTCGCCAATATACATTTTTTAGCTCAAGGGAGTGGAACTTCTGTCGATGCAAACAGACCACCAGGACTCTTAGAAGATTCCGGTATTGCTGGGCTCTACTTTTCATTGAATTTTATCTTATTTTTTATAGCATTTTTTGAGAATAAATTTTCATTAAAGTCCAAAATTTATCTAGCATTTCTTATAGCAGTCACTCTTTTAGCTGGTATCATGAATGACTCAAGGGGATTTTATATATCTTCTGGAATTTCTATTTTATTTTATTTATCAATAAATGCATATAAATTATATATAAATAAAAAATACAAATTACTAATTTTTATAAACACTTCAGCAATCTTAGTTTTTGGATTTATTTTACTTATTTTAAGAAAACTTCAGTTACAAGGTTTTAATAGAATAATCAATGGAATGCTTCATAATAATTTCTCTACGGATTTTCTCACATTTTACAATCAATTTGATGAACAGAGAGCTGGGCATTTAAAAATCATGTTGCGATCTATCTTAGATCATTTTCCAATTGGGACTGGTCTTGGTTCTTTTGCCGTTAACTTTTTTCAATATAAAAAACCTGATGAAATGACTCAACTCGATGTGCCTTCAAATTTTTATTTTTCAATCGTTTCTGATTTAGGTCTGGTAGGACTTTTATTACTCTTAATAACTATTTTTATGCTAATAAATTTTATTCGAAAATTAAATATATTTCGTATACTCACAAATGAATCATTACTTATTAAAAATATTTATTTAAAATGGATCTTGCCACCACTGCTCATATATGCGTTAATCAGTCACCTACTTTCAAATGCCACAACAGCTTTTTTCGCGGCAATAGCTATTTCAGCAGGTCTTGTTCTAACAATTGAAGAAAAGAGCAAAGCACAACTTCTCATATCGAGCATCCTAAATTTTTGTAGTCTTTTATTTATTATTTCTTGTTCGTATCTCATATATTCAGCTCCGTCCATACCAAACTTTCGCTGGAAAGAAAGAAATGAACCACAATTTCCTCAAGCTGTTGGAGAATTGCCGCATCCAGAAGGTATAACTGATACTAAGCGTGTCTATTTTTCTCAAATTATTCGCAATAAATTAAGTGGAATAAATAAGCTTTATAAACCAGAATTATCTGAAGACGGAATATGGGTTGCTGCAAAGACAGAGATTATTCTCTTAAAAGATCAATTACGTTTATATGTACACAGTGAATTAAAAAATCAACCAACGTATTTAACATTAAAATTTTATAATCAAGAAAATCAAACAGAATTTTTAAATCTTGTCTTGAATAAATCAGAATGGGTCAATATCAAAATACCAAACGATAGAAAATTTGCATCCTGTTTAAGTAAAATTTCCATTAATAACTATTGCTATTTTAAAATCGAAGTCGCTCCCGCCTGGAAATTATCTAAATTAACTGAAGTTGGATTTTATATAGAAAATAAATACTTAAAATATTATGAAAATCCAAAAAATAAATCATAA